The genomic DNA GAAAATTAGGTATAGAGGTAATTGGAATTAGTAACGACAAATCAGAAAAACTTTTAAAATTCTCTGAAAAAGAAATGCTAAACTTTACTTTACTTTACGATGAAAACTGCCAAATTTCCAAAAAATTTGGAGTATGGGGAGAAAAAAAGTTTATGGGAAAAACATATAACGGCATACATCGTGTTAGTTTCATCATCGACCAAACTGGTACTATCGAACAAGTATTTAAATATTTTAAACCTATTGATCATGATCAAATCGTATTACGTTATCTAAATGATGAACGTTAATCACATAAATAACAGCTGTACATGTGCATGCATTTTTATATTATTATCATTATTAATTATTAATGAAAAATCCATAATATAAGATCGTATAACGAATACATTTAAAACAATTAAAAATTCTTAATTATAAGAGATCGTATATTATTTAGTTCCAAATGTTTTATCGCCAGCATCCCCAAATCCTGGTATAATGTAACCGTTTTTATTAATTTTTTGATCTATAGAAGCTAAGTATAATTCAATATCTGGATGTTTTTCTTCCAAGGCTTCAATTCCTTCTGGGGCTGCTACTATTGATAAAACCTTTATATTATTACATCCAAATTTCTTTAATAAATCAATAGTAGCAATTATTGATCCGCCAGTAGCTAACATAGGATCTAACACCATAGCCATACGTTCATTAATGTTGGAAACTAATTTATGAAAATATGGAATCGGCTCAAAAGTAATTTTATTACGATAAATCCCTATTATACTAATACGTGCACTTGGAAGATGCTCTAATACACCGTTCATCATGCCTAATCCAGCGCGTAAGATTGGTACCACTGTTATTTTTTTTCCCTTAATACGCGCAATTTTCACCAATCCACACCACCCTTTAATAGTTACTATTTCCATTTCTAAGTCATCGGTAGCTACATAAGTTAATAAACTGCCTAATTCTGAAGACAATTCTCTAAAACGTTTAGTGCTGATATCACAAATACGCATTAATCCTAATTTATGACGTACTAATGGATGTTTAATCTCAATTATTTTCATATCAATTTTGTTCTCCATGAAAGCAAATACTCAAACCTGAGCAATTATACTTTCAAATATCAATTTAAATAATATCCCATATTTAGATAATAAATATGTGATATTATTTAAATTGATATTTGAAGAATTTTATTGATAAAATAAAAACTCACTTGTAATATATTAAATCATTTACTCTCCCATATACAATGCAAACCAAATGTAAATAATGGAATTATATAACAGAATCTATCTATATTATGACTTTAATTTAATAGATATCATCTTAAGTTACAAACTATTACAAATAGTATCATTATATTGTGTTTAAAAATAAAATAAACATTCAAATACAGTATGTAATGATGGCGATGTACTTATCTTCAAACAAACTAATATAAA from Candidatus Blochmanniella camponoti includes the following:
- the upp gene encoding uracil phosphoribosyltransferase, whose amino-acid sequence is MKIIEIKHPLVRHKLGLMRICDISTKRFRELSSELGSLLTYVATDDLEMEIVTIKGWCGLVKIARIKGKKITVVPILRAGLGMMNGVLEHLPSARISIIGIYRNKITFEPIPYFHKLVSNINERMAMVLDPMLATGGSIIATIDLLKKFGCNNIKVLSIVAAPEGIEALEEKHPDIELYLASIDQKINKNGYIIPGFGDAGDKTFGTK
- the bcp gene encoding thioredoxin-dependent thiol peroxidase, whose translation is MALLQPGDTAPQFNLPDQNGVLISIDSYIGRKKILIYFYPKAMTPGCTIQACKLRDNMDTFRKLGIEVIGISNDKSEKLLKFSEKEMLNFTLLYDENCQISKKFGVWGEKKFMGKTYNGIHRVSFIIDQTGTIEQVFKYFKPIDHDQIVLRYLNDER